One window of Streptomyces sp. NBC_00273 genomic DNA carries:
- a CDS encoding ABC transporter ATP-binding protein, producing MSNDPAVEIRGLVKRYGTKTAVDGLDLTVRSGSVTAVLGPNGAGKTTTVETCEGYLRPDAGTVRVLGLDPVARAEALRPRIGVMLQSGGVYSGARAVEMLRHMAKLYSDPLDVDTLVERLGLGGCGRTPYRRLSGGQQQRLALAMAVVGRPELVFLDEPTAGLDPQARRATWDLVRELRTDGVTVVLTTHHMDEAEQLADEVAIVDAGKVIVHGSPEQLCRGGAENTLRFTGRPSLDLASLLKALPDGTEAAELTPGVYRVTGDVHPQLLATVASWCAQHGVMPSSLTVERHTLEDVFLELTGKELRA from the coding sequence ATGAGCAACGACCCCGCCGTGGAGATCCGCGGACTGGTGAAGCGGTACGGCACGAAGACCGCGGTGGACGGCCTGGACCTCACCGTCCGGAGCGGCTCCGTCACCGCGGTCCTCGGTCCCAACGGCGCGGGCAAGACGACCACGGTGGAGACCTGCGAGGGCTACCTCCGCCCCGACGCCGGCACCGTCCGCGTCCTCGGCCTCGACCCGGTCGCCCGGGCCGAGGCCCTGCGTCCGCGGATCGGCGTGATGCTGCAGTCCGGAGGCGTCTACTCCGGAGCCCGCGCCGTCGAGATGCTCCGCCACATGGCCAAGCTCTACTCCGACCCGCTCGACGTCGACACCCTGGTGGAACGCCTCGGACTCGGCGGTTGCGGCCGCACCCCCTACCGCCGGCTCTCCGGCGGCCAGCAGCAGCGACTGGCCCTGGCCATGGCCGTGGTGGGCCGCCCCGAGCTGGTCTTCCTCGACGAGCCCACCGCCGGCCTCGACCCGCAGGCCCGCCGCGCGACCTGGGACCTCGTACGGGAGCTGCGCACCGACGGGGTCACCGTCGTCCTCACCACCCACCACATGGACGAGGCCGAGCAGCTCGCCGACGAGGTGGCCATCGTGGACGCGGGCAAGGTCATCGTCCACGGCAGCCCCGAGCAGCTGTGCCGTGGCGGCGCCGAGAACACCCTGCGCTTCACCGGCCGCCCCTCCCTCGACCTCGCCTCGCTCCTCAAGGCGCTGCCCGACGGCACCGAGGCCGCCGAGCTCACCCCGGGCGTCTACCGGGTCACCGGCGACGTCCACCCGCAGCTGCTGGCCACCGTCGCCTCCTGGTGCGCGCAGCACGGCGTGATGCCGAGCAGCCTCACGGTCGAGCGGCACACCCTCG
- a CDS encoding helix-turn-helix transcriptional regulator has translation MKYGERQIDTPQGELGTGERSTRNRVARSILDHGPSTVADLAQRLGLTQAAVRRHLDTLVSDDVVEPREQRVYGARTRGRPAKVFALTDCGRDAFDQSYDTLAADALRWIAQSVGGGEQGEVAVAAFARARMEAQARAYKEAVEAAAPQERTEALAKALTVDGYAATAKSAPGPHSGEQLCQHHCPVAHVAEQFPQLCEAETEVFSRLLGTHVQRLATIAHGDGVCTTFIPRGASTKQTDTSVSASTAGRNPA, from the coding sequence GTGAAATACGGCGAACGGCAGATCGACACCCCCCAGGGGGAGCTCGGCACCGGGGAGCGGTCAACCCGCAACCGCGTGGCGCGCTCGATCCTGGACCACGGTCCGTCCACCGTCGCCGACCTCGCCCAGCGTCTCGGCCTCACCCAGGCCGCCGTCCGCCGCCACCTCGACACGCTCGTCTCCGACGACGTGGTCGAACCCCGTGAGCAGCGTGTGTACGGTGCGCGCACCCGGGGTCGGCCCGCCAAGGTCTTCGCGCTCACCGACTGCGGCCGCGACGCCTTCGACCAGTCCTACGACACGCTCGCCGCGGACGCCCTGCGCTGGATCGCGCAGTCGGTCGGCGGCGGCGAGCAGGGCGAGGTGGCCGTCGCCGCCTTCGCCAGGGCGCGGATGGAAGCGCAGGCGCGGGCCTACAAGGAGGCCGTCGAGGCCGCCGCCCCGCAGGAGCGCACGGAGGCCCTTGCCAAGGCGTTGACCGTGGACGGGTACGCTGCTACGGCGAAGAGCGCTCCCGGTCCGCACAGCGGTGAACAGCTCTGCCAGCACCACTGCCCGGTCGCACACGTCGCCGAGCAGTTCCCGCAGCTTTGCGAGGCGGAGACCGAGGTCTTCTCCCGTCTGCTGGGGACCCATGTGCAGCGCCTCGCCACGATCGCCCATGGCGACGGGGTGTGCACGACGTTCATTCCGCGTGGCGCGAGCACCAAACAGACCGACACATCAGTATCTGCAAGTACGGCCGGGAGGAACCCCGCATGA
- the sufB gene encoding Fe-S cluster assembly protein SufB has product MTTEIAHPELDGLGTYEYGWADSDAAGAAAKRGLSEEVVRDISAKKSEPEWMLKLRLKGLKLFDKKPMPNWGSDLSGIDFDNIKYFVRSTEKQAASWEDLPEDIKNTYDKLGIPEAEKQRLVAGVAAQYESEVVYHQIREDLEEQGVIFLDTDTALKEHPELFQEYFGTVIPVGDNKFASLNTAVWSGGSFIYVPKGVKVDIPLQAYFRINTENMGQFERTLIIVDEDAYVHYVEGCTAPIYSSDSLHSAVVEIIVKKGGRCRYTTIQNWSNNVYNLVTKRAVAYEGATMEWIDGNIGSKVTMKYPAVYLMGEHAKGETLSIAFAGEGQHQDAGSKMVHMAPNTSSNIVSKSVARGGGRTSYRGLVEIGEGAHGSKSNVLCDALLVDTISRSDTYPYVDVREDDVSMGHEATVSKVSDDQLFYLMSRGMTEFEAMAMIVRGFVEPIARELPMEYALELNRLIELQMEGSVG; this is encoded by the coding sequence ATGACCACGGAGATCGCTCACCCTGAGCTCGATGGCCTGGGCACTTACGAATACGGCTGGGCCGACTCCGACGCGGCCGGTGCCGCTGCCAAGCGGGGTCTGTCCGAAGAGGTCGTCCGCGACATCTCGGCGAAGAAGTCCGAGCCGGAGTGGATGCTCAAGCTCCGCCTCAAGGGCCTGAAGCTGTTCGACAAGAAGCCCATGCCGAACTGGGGTTCCGACCTCTCGGGCATCGACTTCGACAACATCAAGTACTTCGTGCGTTCCACCGAGAAGCAGGCCGCTTCGTGGGAGGACCTGCCCGAGGACATCAAGAACACGTACGACAAGCTCGGCATCCCGGAGGCGGAGAAGCAGCGCCTCGTCGCCGGTGTCGCGGCCCAGTACGAGTCCGAGGTCGTCTACCACCAGATCCGTGAGGACCTGGAGGAGCAGGGCGTCATCTTCCTCGACACGGACACCGCGCTCAAGGAGCACCCGGAGCTCTTCCAGGAGTACTTCGGCACGGTCATCCCGGTCGGCGACAACAAGTTCGCGTCGCTGAACACCGCGGTGTGGTCCGGCGGCTCCTTCATCTACGTCCCCAAGGGCGTGAAGGTCGACATCCCGCTCCAGGCCTACTTCCGCATCAACACGGAGAACATGGGCCAGTTCGAGCGGACGCTGATCATCGTCGACGAGGACGCCTACGTCCACTACGTCGAGGGCTGCACCGCCCCGATCTACTCCTCGGACTCGCTGCACAGCGCCGTGGTCGAGATCATCGTCAAGAAGGGCGGCCGCTGCCGCTACACGACGATCCAGAACTGGTCGAACAACGTCTACAACCTGGTCACCAAGCGCGCCGTGGCGTACGAGGGCGCGACCATGGAGTGGATCGACGGCAACATCGGTTCCAAGGTCACCATGAAGTACCCGGCCGTCTACCTGATGGGCGAGCACGCCAAGGGCGAGACCCTGTCCATCGCCTTCGCGGGCGAGGGCCAGCACCAGGACGCCGGCTCCAAGATGGTCCACATGGCGCCGAACACCTCCTCGAACATCGTCTCCAAGTCGGTGGCCCGGGGCGGCGGCCGCACCTCCTACCGAGGCCTGGTCGAGATCGGCGAGGGCGCCCACGGCTCGAAGTCCAACGTGCTGTGCGACGCGCTCCTGGTCGACACCATCTCCCGCTCGGACACGTACCCGTACGTGGACGTCCGCGAGGACGACGTCTCCATGGGCCACGAGGCCACCGTCTCCAAGGTCTCCGACGACCAGCTCTTCTACCTGATGAGCCGCGGCATGACGGAGTTCGAGGCGATGGCCATGATCGTGCGCGGCTTCGTCGAGCCCATCGCGCGCGAGCTGCCCATGGAGTACGCCCTGGAGCTGAACCGGCTGATCGAGCTGCAGATGGAGGGATCGGTCGGCTGA
- the sufD gene encoding Fe-S cluster assembly protein SufD produces MAEAQNIPAGSTTAGAIAVAAESTVATRMSAPPSFDVADFPVPNGREEEWRFTPLARLKGLHDGTAVANGTMKAQIDAPEGVTVESVERDDARIGKAGTPVDRIAAQAFSSFAKATVVTVPKETVLTEPVRVTLHGEGGTTFGHTVFDVQAFAEAVIVIDHTGDGVRAANVDFLVGDGAKLTVVSVQDWDDTAVHCSQHNTLVGRDATFKSVVVTFGGDVVRLHPRISYAGPGGEAELFGLYFTDAGQHQEHRLLVTHDAPHCKSNVVYKGALQGQDAHAVWIGDVLIQKSAEGTDTYEMNRNLVLTDGARVDSVPNLEIETGEIVGAGHASATGRFDDEQLFYLQARGIPADEARRLVVRGFFAELVQQIGVDDIEERLLAKIETELQGSV; encoded by the coding sequence ATGGCTGAGGCTCAGAACATTCCGGCGGGTTCGACCACCGCCGGCGCGATCGCGGTGGCCGCCGAGTCCACCGTCGCCACCCGGATGAGTGCGCCCCCGTCCTTCGACGTGGCGGACTTCCCGGTTCCGAACGGCCGCGAGGAGGAGTGGCGCTTCACGCCGCTCGCCCGACTCAAGGGCCTGCACGACGGCACCGCGGTCGCCAACGGCACCATGAAGGCCCAGATCGACGCGCCCGAGGGCGTCACGGTCGAGTCGGTGGAGCGCGACGACGCGCGCATCGGCAAGGCCGGCACCCCGGTGGACCGGATCGCCGCCCAGGCGTTCTCGTCCTTCGCCAAGGCCACGGTCGTCACCGTGCCCAAGGAGACGGTCCTGACCGAGCCGGTGCGCGTGACGCTGCACGGCGAGGGCGGCACCACCTTCGGCCACACCGTCTTCGACGTGCAGGCCTTCGCCGAGGCCGTCATCGTCATCGACCACACCGGTGACGGCGTGCGCGCCGCCAACGTCGACTTCCTGGTCGGCGACGGCGCCAAGCTCACCGTCGTGTCCGTGCAGGACTGGGACGACACCGCCGTCCACTGCTCCCAGCACAACACGCTGGTCGGCCGCGACGCGACCTTCAAGTCGGTCGTGGTCACCTTCGGCGGCGACGTCGTGCGCCTCCACCCGCGCATCAGCTACGCCGGCCCCGGCGGCGAGGCCGAGCTCTTCGGCCTGTACTTCACGGACGCCGGCCAGCACCAGGAGCACCGCCTCCTGGTCACGCACGACGCCCCGCACTGCAAGTCGAACGTGGTCTACAAGGGCGCGCTCCAGGGCCAGGACGCCCACGCGGTCTGGATCGGCGACGTGCTCATCCAGAAGAGCGCCGAGGGCACCGACACCTACGAGATGAACCGCAACCTCGTCCTCACGGACGGCGCGCGGGTCGACTCGGTGCCGAACCTGGAGATCGAGACCGGCGAGATCGTCGGCGCCGGCCACGCCTCCGCGACCGGCCGCTTCGACGACGAGCAGCTCTTCTACCTGCAGGCCCGTGGCATCCCGGCCGACGAGGCCCGCCGCCTGGTCGTCCGCGGCTTCTTCGCGGAGCTCGTCCAGCAGATCGGTGTCGACGACATCGAGGAGCGTCTGCTCGCCAAGATCGAGACCGAGCTCCAGGGTTCCGTCTGA
- a CDS encoding bifunctional 3-phenylpropionate/cinnamic acid dioxygenase ferredoxin subunit produces the protein MNYVKACALSELEENTPKRVELDGTPVSIVSTEGEVFAINDICSHANVSLSEGEVEDCMIECWLHGSAFDLRTGKPSGLPATRPVPVYPVKIEGDDVLVSLTQES, from the coding sequence ATGAATTACGTCAAGGCCTGCGCGCTCAGCGAGCTGGAGGAGAACACCCCGAAGCGGGTGGAGCTCGACGGCACGCCGGTGTCCATCGTCTCCACCGAGGGGGAGGTGTTCGCGATCAACGACATCTGCTCGCACGCGAACGTCTCGCTCTCGGAGGGCGAGGTCGAAGACTGCATGATCGAGTGCTGGCTGCACGGGTCGGCCTTCGACCTGCGCACCGGCAAGCCCTCGGGTCTGCCCGCGACGCGCCCCGTACCCGTATACCCCGTAAAGATCGAAGGGGACGACGTGCTCGTCTCCCTCACCCAGGAGTCCTGA
- the sufC gene encoding Fe-S cluster assembly ATPase SufC, which yields MATLEIHDLHVSVEAENGAREILKGVDLTVKQGETHAIMGPNGSGKSTLAYSLAGHPKYTITGGTVTLDGEDVLEMSVDERARAGVFLAMQYPVEVPGVSVSNFLRTSATAIRGEAPKLRTWVKEVKSAMEQLQMDPAFAERNVNEGFSGGEKKRHEILQLELLKPKIAILDETDSGLDVDALRQVSEGVNRVRATGEVGTLLITHYTRILRYIKPDFVHVFSEGRIAESGGAELADKLEAEGYESYSTKGGATA from the coding sequence ATGGCAACGCTTGAAATCCACGACCTGCACGTCTCCGTAGAGGCCGAGAACGGCGCCCGCGAGATCCTCAAGGGCGTCGACCTCACCGTCAAGCAGGGTGAGACGCACGCCATCATGGGTCCGAACGGCTCCGGCAAGTCCACCCTGGCGTACTCGCTCGCCGGTCACCCGAAGTACACCATCACCGGTGGCACCGTGACCCTCGACGGCGAGGACGTCCTGGAGATGTCCGTCGACGAGCGCGCCCGCGCCGGCGTCTTCCTCGCGATGCAGTACCCGGTCGAGGTCCCCGGTGTCTCGGTCTCCAACTTCCTGCGCACCTCGGCCACCGCGATCCGCGGCGAGGCGCCGAAGCTGCGTACCTGGGTGAAGGAGGTCAAGTCCGCGATGGAGCAGCTCCAGATGGACCCGGCCTTCGCCGAGCGCAACGTCAACGAGGGCTTCTCCGGCGGTGAGAAGAAGCGCCACGAGATCCTGCAGCTGGAGCTCCTGAAGCCGAAGATCGCGATCCTCGACGAGACCGACTCCGGCCTCGACGTCGACGCACTGCGTCAGGTCTCCGAAGGCGTCAACCGCGTCCGCGCGACCGGCGAGGTCGGCACGCTGCTGATCACGCACTACACGCGGATCCTCCGCTACATCAAGCCCGACTTCGTCCACGTCTTCTCCGAGGGCCGCATCGCCGAGTCCGGTGGCGCCGAGCTCGCCGACAAGCTGGAGGCCGAAGGCTACGAGTCGTACAGCACGAAGGGTGGCGCGACCGCGTGA
- a CDS encoding cysteine desulfurase, translated as MTQLPGLLDIEAIRKDFPLLDRVVHDGKKIVYLDNAATSQKPRQVLDALNEYYEQHNANVHRGVHVLAEEATALYEGARDKVAAFINAPSRDEVIFTKNASESLNLVANMLGWADEPYRVDRETEIAITEMEHHSNIVPWQLLSQRTGAKLKWFGLTDDGRLDLSNIEEVITEKTKIVSFTLVSNIMGTVNPVEAIVRRAQDVGALVLIDASQAAPHMPLDVQALGADFVAFTGHKMCGPTGIGVLWGRQELLEDLPPFLGGGEMIETVSMHASTYAPAPHKFEAGTPPIAQAVGLGAAVDYLTAIGMDKIAAHEHAITEYAIKRLAEVPDLRIIGPTTAEDRGAAISFVLGDIHPHDVGQVLDEQGIAVRVGHHCARPVCLRYGIPATTRASFYLYSSPAEVDALIDGLEHVRNFFG; from the coding sequence GTGACACAGCTGCCTGGCCTCCTCGACATCGAGGCGATCCGAAAGGACTTCCCCCTTCTGGATCGTGTGGTCCACGACGGGAAGAAGATCGTTTACCTGGACAATGCGGCGACCTCGCAGAAGCCGCGCCAGGTGCTCGACGCGCTGAACGAGTACTACGAGCAGCACAACGCCAACGTCCACCGTGGCGTGCACGTGCTCGCCGAGGAGGCCACGGCGCTGTACGAGGGCGCCCGCGACAAGGTCGCCGCCTTCATCAACGCGCCGAGCCGCGACGAGGTGATCTTCACCAAGAACGCCTCCGAGTCGCTCAACCTGGTCGCGAACATGCTCGGCTGGGCGGACGAGCCCTACCGGGTCGACCGCGAGACCGAGATCGCCATCACGGAGATGGAGCACCACTCCAACATCGTGCCGTGGCAGCTGCTCTCGCAGCGCACCGGCGCGAAGCTGAAGTGGTTCGGCCTCACCGACGACGGCCGGCTCGACCTGTCCAACATCGAAGAGGTCATCACGGAGAAGACGAAGATCGTCTCCTTCACGCTGGTCTCCAACATCATGGGCACGGTCAACCCGGTCGAGGCGATCGTCCGGCGCGCCCAGGACGTCGGCGCCCTCGTGCTGATCGACGCCTCCCAGGCCGCCCCCCACATGCCGCTGGACGTGCAGGCGCTCGGCGCCGACTTCGTGGCCTTCACCGGCCACAAGATGTGCGGCCCGACCGGCATCGGCGTCCTCTGGGGCCGCCAGGAGCTCCTGGAGGACCTGCCTCCGTTCCTCGGCGGCGGCGAGATGATCGAGACCGTGTCGATGCACGCCTCGACCTACGCCCCTGCGCCCCACAAGTTCGAGGCGGGTACGCCCCCGATCGCCCAGGCCGTCGGCCTCGGCGCGGCCGTGGACTACCTGACCGCGATCGGCATGGACAAGATCGCCGCGCACGAGCACGCGATCACCGAGTACGCGATCAAGCGCCTCGCGGAGGTGCCCGACCTGCGGATCATCGGCCCCACCACGGCCGAGGACCGCGGCGCCGCCATCTCCTTCGTCCTGGGTGACATCCACCCGCACGACGTCGGCCAGGTACTGGACGAGCAGGGCATCGCGGTCCGCGTGGGACACCACTGCGCACGCCCCGTCTGCCTGCGCTACGGAATTCCTGCGACGACGCGAGCGTCTTTCTACCTGTACTCCTCTCCGGCCGAGGTCGACGCGCTGATCGACGGGCTGGAGCACGTACGGAACTTCTTCGGCTGA
- the sufU gene encoding Fe-S cluster assembly sulfur transfer protein SufU, with protein sequence MKLDSMYQELILDHYKHPHGRGLRDGDAEVHHVNPTCGDEITLRVKYDGETLTDVSYEGQGCSISQASASVLNELLVGKELAEAQKIQAVFLEMMQSKGKIEPDEAMEEVLEDAVAFVGVSKYPARVKCALLSWMAWKDATAQALGGAERKTA encoded by the coding sequence GTGAAGCTGGATTCGATGTACCAGGAACTGATCCTGGACCACTACAAGCACCCGCACGGGCGTGGCCTGCGCGACGGCGACGCCGAGGTGCACCACGTCAACCCGACGTGCGGTGACGAGATCACGCTGCGCGTGAAGTACGACGGCGAGACGCTGACCGACGTCTCCTACGAGGGCCAGGGCTGCTCCATCAGCCAGGCCAGCGCGTCCGTACTGAACGAGCTGCTCGTGGGCAAGGAACTGGCCGAGGCGCAGAAGATCCAGGCAGTCTTCCTGGAGATGATGCAGTCCAAGGGCAAGATCGAGCCCGACGAGGCCATGGAAGAGGTGCTGGAGGATGCGGTCGCGTTCGTCGGCGTCTCGAAGTACCCGGCTCGTGTGAAGTGTGCGCTGCTGAGTTGGATGGCGTGGAAGGACGCGACGGCCCAGGCTCTGGGCGGCGCGGAGAGGAAGACGGCATGA
- a CDS encoding metal-sulfur cluster assembly factor, with amino-acid sequence MTENATPEASIKPATEEEVREALYDVVDPELGIDVVNLGLIYGIHIDDANIATLDMTLTSAACPLTDVIEDQAKSATDGIVSELRINWVWMPPWGPDKITDDGREQLRALGFNV; translated from the coding sequence ATGACCGAGAACGCGACGCCCGAGGCGTCGATCAAGCCGGCCACCGAGGAGGAGGTCCGCGAGGCCCTCTACGACGTGGTCGACCCCGAGCTGGGCATCGACGTCGTCAACCTGGGCCTGATCTACGGCATCCACATCGACGACGCGAACATCGCCACCCTCGACATGACCCTGACCTCGGCGGCCTGCCCGCTGACGGACGTCATCGAGGACCAGGCGAAGTCGGCGACGGACGGCATCGTCAGCGAACTGCGCATCAACTGGGTCTGGATGCCGCCGTGGGGCCCGGACAAGATCACGGACGACGGTCGCGAGCAGCTCCGCGCGCTCGGCTTCAACGTCTGA
- a CDS encoding DMT family transporter, producing the protein MPYVMLAAAIAAEVAGTTAMKYSDGFTKLWPSLGTLLGYVIAFTLLAQTLKSMSVGTAYAIWAGVGTAAIAAIGMVFLGEAATAAKIAGIALVIGGVVLLNLGGAH; encoded by the coding sequence ATGCCTTACGTCATGCTTGCCGCGGCCATCGCCGCAGAGGTCGCCGGAACCACCGCCATGAAGTACAGCGACGGCTTCACGAAGCTGTGGCCGTCGCTGGGCACCCTGCTGGGCTACGTCATCGCCTTCACCCTGCTCGCGCAGACGCTGAAGTCGATGTCGGTCGGCACGGCGTACGCGATATGGGCGGGCGTCGGCACCGCCGCGATCGCCGCCATAGGCATGGTGTTCCTGGGGGAGGCGGCCACCGCCGCCAAGATCGCCGGGATCGCCCTGGTGATCGGCGGCGTGGTCCTGCTGAATCTCGGCGGGGCCCACTGA
- a CDS encoding TetR/AcrR family transcriptional regulator: protein MTPGVRRYDPDRRQRIIDAALRVVGERGIAGLTHRSVAAEADVPLGSTTYHFKTLDDLLVAALRQANEGFAQAVARSAALADPDADLAAVLARLLGELLAADRGRVELEYELYLAALRRPALRPVAAQWCEAVSAALTPRTDPMTARALVAAMDGIGLQVLLTDAAYDEEYAREVLRRVLRPS, encoded by the coding sequence ATGACCCCTGGTGTGCGGCGCTACGACCCGGACCGGCGGCAGCGGATCATCGACGCGGCGCTGCGGGTGGTCGGCGAGCGGGGCATCGCGGGGCTGACCCACCGCAGCGTCGCCGCGGAGGCCGACGTGCCGCTCGGGTCGACGACGTACCACTTCAAGACGCTGGACGACCTGCTGGTCGCCGCCCTGCGCCAGGCCAACGAGGGCTTCGCGCAGGCGGTGGCGCGATCGGCCGCTCTGGCCGACCCGGACGCGGACCTCGCCGCGGTCCTGGCCCGCCTGCTCGGGGAGCTCCTGGCGGCGGACCGGGGCCGGGTCGAGCTGGAGTACGAGCTCTACCTCGCGGCCCTGCGCCGCCCGGCGCTGCGGCCGGTGGCGGCGCAGTGGTGCGAGGCGGTGTCGGCGGCGCTGACCCCGCGGACCGACCCGATGACCGCGCGGGCACTGGTGGCGGCCATGGACGGGATCGGCCTGCAGGTCCTGCTGACGGACGCCGCGTACGACGAGGAGTACGCCCGCGAGGTCCTGAGGCGGGTGCTGCGGCCGTCGTAG
- a CDS encoding winged helix-turn-helix transcriptional regulator, with protein MAQRTHLGDADCAIAQALDVVGDWWTLLIVRDAARGLHRFDELQRELGMSRKVLAERLKLLVEAGVLSREPYQERPVRHEYRLTPRGRGLLPVLVALQDWGDTWVLGEGEMTATTDEASREAERVHALRGTHVPPLLLPDRFGELSDPVADTPFTVLYCFPGAYARAESYPPDWAGIPGARGCTFESCTYRDQLTEFTAAGATVHGVSTQRPDEQREFAEQERLRFPLLSDADLALTAALRLPTFRAAGTSRIKRLTLVIDRDRTVREVIYPIQDIEASVRAALAAVRSAG; from the coding sequence ATGGCCCAGCGCACACACCTCGGCGACGCGGACTGCGCCATCGCCCAGGCCCTCGACGTGGTGGGCGACTGGTGGACGCTGCTGATCGTGCGCGACGCCGCGCGCGGTCTGCACCGCTTCGACGAGCTCCAGCGCGAGTTGGGGATGTCCCGCAAGGTGCTGGCGGAACGGCTGAAGCTGCTCGTCGAGGCCGGGGTGCTGTCGCGCGAGCCGTACCAGGAACGCCCGGTGCGGCACGAATACCGGCTGACCCCGCGCGGGCGGGGACTGCTGCCCGTCCTGGTGGCCCTCCAGGACTGGGGAGACACCTGGGTCCTGGGAGAGGGAGAGATGACGGCGACGACCGACGAGGCCTCGCGCGAGGCGGAACGGGTGCACGCACTGCGCGGCACGCACGTGCCGCCACTGCTACTGCCGGACCGTTTCGGCGAGCTGAGCGACCCGGTGGCGGACACCCCGTTCACGGTCCTGTACTGCTTCCCGGGCGCGTACGCGCGCGCCGAGTCCTACCCGCCCGACTGGGCCGGGATCCCCGGCGCCAGGGGCTGCACGTTCGAGTCGTGCACCTACCGCGACCAGCTCACGGAGTTCACCGCGGCCGGCGCCACCGTGCACGGGGTGTCGACCCAGCGCCCGGACGAGCAGCGGGAGTTCGCGGAGCAGGAGCGGCTGCGGTTCCCGCTCCTGTCGGACGCGGATCTGGCGCTCACCGCCGCACTGCGCCTGCCGACGTTCCGCGCGGCGGGCACGAGCCGGATCAAGCGGCTGACGCTCGTCATCGACCGCGACCGCACGGTCCGCGAGGTGATCTACCCGATCCAAGACATCGAGGCGAGCGTGCGGGCGGCCCTCGCGGCGGTACGCTCCGCGGGCTGA
- a CDS encoding MFS transporter, which translates to MQGFKDIPRVVWLLAAGVFVNAVVSFTFVFVFLYLTGPRGLDASQAGLIVGIGGIGLVAGNFTGGWYGDRFGHRRVLLGASTLGGLTLAALPLLPLPLLYAALPVAQYASGVIRAANSALVAVTVPEGARRQAFALVRCASNGGFTLGPPLGALIATGLSYDWLFVGDGVGTLVFALWTARVVPARGAPRVPAAARDGGPGRGERTLWRELRARPAVLVLLGAILVTDVVYRQQYFTFPVFLADHGLDARAFGLVIALNGGVILLLELPAAVALRERPALPVIGTGMVLVGAGYAALVVYGAGVASAVTMMILLSLGEILYKTTATAHMADQAPEHAIGRFQSLYAGVSVSGVVVGPPLGGALYSVAPGLLWPLCAVLAAGAGAALLGAHARQVRHAARPARPAHETGSQPKAVAG; encoded by the coding sequence CTGCAGGGGTTCAAGGACATACCGAGGGTCGTGTGGCTGCTGGCTGCGGGGGTCTTCGTCAACGCCGTCGTCAGCTTCACCTTCGTCTTCGTCTTCCTCTACCTGACCGGCCCGCGCGGCCTCGACGCCAGCCAGGCGGGCCTGATCGTCGGCATCGGCGGCATCGGCCTGGTCGCCGGCAATTTCACGGGCGGCTGGTACGGGGACCGCTTCGGCCACCGCCGGGTGCTCCTCGGCGCATCCACCCTCGGGGGCCTGACCCTCGCGGCGCTCCCGCTGCTCCCCCTACCGCTCCTCTACGCGGCCCTGCCCGTGGCCCAGTACGCCTCCGGCGTGATCCGGGCCGCCAACTCCGCACTGGTCGCGGTCACCGTCCCGGAGGGCGCCCGCCGCCAGGCCTTCGCCCTCGTACGCTGCGCCTCCAACGGCGGATTCACCCTCGGACCGCCGCTCGGCGCCCTGATCGCCACCGGCCTCTCCTACGACTGGCTCTTCGTCGGCGACGGCGTCGGCACGCTCGTCTTCGCCCTCTGGACCGCGCGGGTCGTCCCGGCCCGCGGTGCTCCCCGTGTACCGGCCGCGGCCCGGGACGGGGGTCCGGGCCGCGGCGAACGGACCCTGTGGCGCGAACTGCGCGCCCGCCCCGCCGTGCTGGTGCTGCTCGGCGCGATCCTGGTGACCGACGTCGTCTACCGCCAGCAGTACTTCACCTTCCCCGTCTTCCTCGCCGACCACGGCCTGGACGCGCGCGCCTTCGGGCTCGTCATCGCCCTGAACGGAGGGGTGATCCTGCTGCTGGAACTGCCCGCCGCCGTCGCGCTGCGCGAGCGGCCGGCCCTGCCGGTCATCGGCACCGGGATGGTGCTCGTCGGGGCCGGGTACGCGGCGCTGGTGGTGTACGGGGCCGGGGTCGCCAGCGCCGTGACCATGATGATCCTGCTGAGCCTCGGGGAGATCCTCTACAAGACCACCGCCACCGCCCACATGGCCGACCAGGCGCCCGAGCACGCCATCGGGCGGTTCCAGAGCCTGTACGCGGGCGTCTCGGTCAGCGGGGTCGTCGTCGGTCCACCGCTCGGCGGAGCCCTGTACTCCGTCGCGCCCGGGCTGCTGTGGCCGCTCTGCGCGGTGTTGGCGGCGGGGGCGGGCGCGGCGCTGCTGGGGGCGCACGCCCGCCAGGTCCGACACGCGGCGCGACCCGCGCGACCGGCACATGAGACCGGTTCGCAACCGAAGGCCGTCGCCGGTTAG